The proteins below are encoded in one region of Methylophilales bacterium:
- a CDS encoding Na/Pi symporter, which translates to MKEIIFSLAGLGLFLSGLNLLSSSIKIFTGKRFHKLITSITNSTVMKGAVGSLIGLITQSTNAGTFLIIGLVQANLIPLKTALILIAWTGVGTSFLVFVASIDIQFLGYILLSIVSIFYLFNLKNNENLFNVSPLIFAIGLIFLGLGIIKLGTNNMQSFFWINEFFVFASETIVISIILGLFFTLISQSASVITILVITLVSSQVIPMDSAIFMIIGSNIGSGLSLLLFHPHLEGQQKKIILFQLSTKILGSFFILVIILITPHIFFDFTLYKNINFLTIQLSLLYLYLQLSGALIATILNGKINALLNYRIPDQEIDLISKPKFIYQEILNDEGIAINLINQEQQRLLSFLPQYMDYVRHDNKSDLLLQERHKGYSLLYLAIKDFTDQVISNNPQKGISELLILQSKNESIKSLMNSLKSFASIAKENNLKKSDLSISMAESLHMLLTLLSECEKSQEDIGILINLTAEQGSLMDEIRTKVSKSNGTSGHEQKALFLLTRLFERLVWQIRKHNSIQ; encoded by the coding sequence ATGAAAGAAATTATTTTTTCATTAGCTGGGCTTGGTTTATTTTTGTCTGGCCTTAATCTTCTTTCTAGTTCAATTAAGATTTTTACTGGGAAAAGATTTCATAAGCTTATAACATCGATTACCAATTCTACTGTTATGAAGGGTGCTGTTGGGTCATTAATTGGCTTGATTACACAAAGCACCAATGCAGGGACTTTTCTTATAATAGGTCTTGTTCAAGCAAATTTAATTCCTTTAAAGACTGCCTTAATTTTAATTGCTTGGACTGGAGTAGGTACTTCCTTTTTAGTTTTTGTAGCATCGATTGATATTCAATTTTTGGGCTACATTTTACTTAGTATCGTTAGTATTTTTTATCTTTTTAATTTAAAAAATAATGAAAATTTATTTAATGTATCTCCATTAATTTTTGCAATCGGACTAATTTTTTTAGGGTTAGGTATCATTAAATTAGGCACTAATAATATGCAAAGCTTTTTTTGGATAAATGAATTTTTTGTTTTTGCTTCAGAAACTATAGTAATCTCCATAATATTAGGATTGTTTTTTACACTAATTTCTCAATCTGCCTCTGTCATTACAATTTTAGTAATCACACTTGTTTCCAGTCAAGTAATTCCAATGGATTCAGCAATTTTTATGATAATTGGTAGCAACATTGGCTCAGGTTTAAGCCTTTTACTTTTTCACCCTCACCTTGAAGGTCAGCAAAAAAAAATAATTTTGTTCCAATTGAGTACAAAAATATTAGGCTCTTTTTTTATATTAGTAATTATATTAATTACGCCTCATATTTTCTTTGATTTCACACTATATAAGAATATAAATTTTTTAACCATCCAGTTGTCACTTTTATATTTATATCTTCAATTATCAGGTGCGCTGATAGCAACTATTTTAAATGGCAAAATTAATGCTTTATTAAATTATCGCATCCCAGATCAAGAGATAGATTTGATTTCTAAACCTAAATTTATCTATCAGGAAATACTTAATGATGAAGGAATTGCAATTAATTTAATAAATCAAGAACAACAACGTTTGCTTAGTTTTCTACCACAATATATGGATTATGTTCGACATGATAATAAAAGTGATTTATTGCTTCAGGAAAGGCATAAAGGCTATTCGTTACTTTATTTAGCAATTAAGGATTTTACTGATCAGGTAATTTCTAATAACCCCCAAAAAGGTATATCCGAATTGTTAATTTTGCAAAGTAAAAATGAATCGATCAAGTCACTTATGAACTCACTCAAAAGTTTTGCTTCGATAGCAAAAGAAAATAATTTAAAAAAATCAGACTTAAGCATTTCAATGGCTGAAAGTCTTCACATGCTTTTGACATTATTAAGCGAATGTGAAAAATCACAAGAGGACATTGGAATATTAATTAATTTAACTGCTGAACAAGGTAGCCTCATGGATGAAATACGCACCAAAGTTTCAAAATCAAATGGCACATCAGGTCATGAACAAAAGGCTTTATTCTTATTAACTAGATTGTTTGAAAGACTTGTTTGGCAAATACGTAAACACAATTCAATACAATAA
- the budA gene encoding acetolactate decarboxylase produces MKNKSTEKVLYITAPVNALVEGLYRENTSISEIIKKGNFGLGTFDDLDGEMVILEGKAYQLKSDGQAYKVSPSQMTPFACITQFEPYSFEEVDTSINLKELYGFLDKTLPSKNMIYAIKIEGEFSYIKTRSVPKQESYKPLVEVARNQPEFSYKNISGSMVGFWTPDFMDKITVPGYHLHFLSKNLELGGHLLDCQTKKIKISIQHVARVELSLPITLDFMTTDLSRDITKDLNEAEN; encoded by the coding sequence ATGAAAAATAAGTCAACAGAAAAAGTTTTATATATTACAGCTCCTGTTAATGCATTAGTTGAGGGGCTTTATAGAGAAAATACCTCTATTTCAGAAATCATTAAAAAAGGAAATTTTGGTTTAGGCACCTTTGATGATCTAGATGGCGAAATGGTAATTTTGGAAGGGAAGGCATATCAATTAAAATCTGATGGGCAAGCATATAAGGTTAGTCCATCTCAAATGACTCCTTTCGCTTGCATAACACAGTTTGAGCCCTACAGTTTTGAAGAAGTAGATACATCAATAAATTTAAAAGAATTATATGGATTTTTGGATAAAACTTTACCATCAAAAAATATGATTTATGCAATAAAAATTGAAGGCGAATTTAGTTACATTAAAACTCGATCAGTACCCAAACAAGAATCCTACAAACCCTTAGTTGAAGTTGCCCGGAATCAACCAGAATTTTCATATAAAAATATATCTGGCTCTATGGTGGGTTTTTGGACGCCCGATTTTATGGATAAAATAACAGTGCCCGGCTATCACCTACATTTTTTATCAAAAAATTTAGAACTTGGTGGGCATCTGCTAGATTGTCAAACTAAAAAAATAAAAATTAGTATCCAGCATGTTGCAAGAGTTGAACTTTCGCTCCCAATTACACTTGATTTTATGACAACTGACTTGAGTAGAGATATAACAAAAGATCTCAATGAAGCTGAAAATTAG
- a CDS encoding purine/pyrimidine permease, giving the protein MSNEEIVRFEPDDKPSHILSAGLGLQVTVMIITGIMLTPLIVGREAGLPLGQINWLVFAALLACGISTWLQINRIGIIGGRYLLFVGSNVAFITVAIAALDKGGPSLLLTLVCAGSLATFIFTSRMGALRKILTPAIGGVVLMLMALNVAPVIWSMLKDVPENFKNQPSIAFVFLSTLLPIILTTIYGKKVHRLWAPLIGIFCGYSYAYYIGLVDTSQFQNSPLLGFPEIYWPGLNFTINADFWALLPAFILITFVGCIETYADGIAVQKKSYKKSRSINFKSIQGAINADGVGSFVAGILGSVPNTVYSMSIGVMEITRVAALRVGIWGGLFIILFGLSPKLIALVSSIPNPVAAAYILVIIVMLFGHGLEMVNETKLASEAMLAVCLGFFAGVGFQGGFLFNDLFPESVQVFLSNGTTSGGLTAVLVMLLLMIKKRSKFNLSIPLSIESLKKINQSIENFSKKNKLNVSTQNRVVLVAEEALTFLIEHQSKSNKKSKKNIVFKLYHQADITELEFISKPIDVNAESAAIALKGIGEVDFEKKLSLKLLYGLTQELKHLQYQGIDYLYLKVGMIK; this is encoded by the coding sequence ATGAGTAATGAAGAAATTGTTCGATTCGAACCTGACGACAAACCATCCCATATTTTATCTGCGGGTCTTGGTTTGCAAGTTACTGTAATGATTATTACCGGTATTATGCTTACTCCTCTGATTGTTGGCCGGGAGGCAGGTCTTCCTTTAGGTCAGATTAATTGGCTAGTATTTGCAGCATTATTGGCGTGTGGTATTTCTACTTGGTTACAAATTAATCGCATTGGAATTATTGGGGGTCGGTATTTATTATTTGTTGGCTCTAATGTTGCCTTTATAACAGTTGCTATTGCTGCCCTTGACAAAGGTGGACCTTCTTTATTGCTTACCTTGGTGTGTGCAGGTTCGCTAGCAACATTTATATTTACCTCAAGAATGGGTGCCTTACGTAAAATTCTCACTCCCGCAATCGGTGGAGTTGTGTTAATGCTAATGGCACTTAATGTTGCCCCGGTAATATGGTCAATGCTAAAGGATGTGCCTGAGAACTTTAAAAACCAACCCAGCATAGCCTTTGTTTTTTTATCTACCCTCTTACCAATTATTTTAACTACGATTTATGGGAAAAAAGTTCATCGACTTTGGGCACCATTAATAGGAATTTTTTGTGGATATTCTTACGCCTATTATATTGGTCTAGTCGATACTTCCCAATTTCAAAATAGCCCTTTACTTGGATTTCCAGAAATATATTGGCCTGGATTAAACTTCACAATAAATGCGGATTTTTGGGCTTTACTACCAGCATTTATTTTAATCACCTTTGTCGGTTGTATTGAAACATATGCAGATGGTATTGCTGTGCAAAAAAAATCATATAAAAAATCACGTTCCATCAATTTTAAATCTATACAAGGAGCCATAAATGCAGATGGAGTTGGTAGCTTCGTGGCGGGAATTTTGGGATCTGTCCCCAACACAGTTTATTCAATGAGTATTGGCGTAATGGAGATTACTCGAGTTGCTGCACTAAGGGTAGGTATTTGGGGAGGTCTATTTATAATTCTTTTTGGTTTATCTCCCAAATTAATTGCCTTGGTTTCGAGTATTCCTAATCCAGTTGCAGCTGCATATATATTAGTCATTATTGTAATGCTTTTTGGTCATGGACTTGAAATGGTTAATGAAACAAAGCTAGCATCGGAAGCAATGCTGGCTGTTTGTCTTGGTTTTTTTGCTGGGGTTGGGTTTCAGGGAGGTTTTTTATTTAATGATTTATTTCCTGAAAGTGTTCAGGTTTTCTTATCGAATGGAACAACTTCTGGGGGGCTGACAGCAGTACTAGTTATGCTATTGTTAATGATAAAAAAACGATCTAAATTTAATTTATCAATTCCATTGAGCATTGAAAGCTTAAAAAAAATTAATCAGTCTATTGAAAATTTTTCAAAGAAAAATAAGCTAAATGTTTCGACTCAAAATCGAGTTGTATTGGTAGCAGAGGAGGCTTTGACCTTTCTAATTGAACATCAAAGTAAAAGTAATAAAAAAAGTAAAAAAAATATTGTTTTTAAACTTTATCATCAAGCAGATATTACTGAGTTAGAATTTATTTCTAAGCCTATTGATGTAAATGCAGAGTCGGCAGCGATAGCACTCAAGGGCATAGGTGAAGTTGATTTTGAAAAGAAGCTTTCTCTAAAATTATTATATGGATTAACGCAAGAATTAAAACATTTGCAATACCAAGGCATTGATTATCTATATTTAAAAGTAGGCATGATCAAATAA
- a CDS encoding STAS domain-containing protein, giving the protein MLEVKIENKSGILVIEPIGRLDGLSSKQFLEDIEKQILKDSNQAILNLEKLDYISSEGLRSILTIAKKTKSLGGKLVLCAPRDGVKEVLDISGFGQMLGVYETEAQAIESM; this is encoded by the coding sequence ATGCTTGAAGTAAAAATTGAAAATAAATCTGGAATTTTAGTCATTGAACCCATAGGTCGCCTTGATGGTTTGTCATCAAAACAGTTTCTAGAGGATATCGAAAAGCAAATTTTAAAGGATAGCAATCAAGCTATACTTAATCTTGAAAAACTTGATTATATAAGCTCAGAAGGACTTAGATCTATATTAACTATCGCTAAAAAAACTAAATCACTTGGAGGTAAGTTAGTTTTATGTGCTCCAAGAGATGGTGTGAAGGAGGTTTTAGATATTAGTGGGTTCGGCCAGATGCTAGGAGTTTACGAAACCGAAGCTCAGGCCATAGAAAGTATGTGA
- a CDS encoding ATP-binding protein, translating into MDNENQVSVILLSKKIEDLTYLTEQLNDFFKGHMALVNPINLIIEELYSNSINYGKAKNLEVKVTLEMKEHTLKIKYEDNGIAFNPLTEAKQPDLESDLEVHAIGGLGVHFIKNMTDNQSYQRINEINQLILEKEIN; encoded by the coding sequence ATGGATAATGAAAATCAAGTAAGTGTTATTTTACTTTCCAAAAAAATTGAAGATTTAACTTATCTCACTGAACAATTAAATGATTTCTTTAAAGGCCATATGGCTTTGGTTAATCCGATCAATTTAATAATTGAAGAGCTTTATTCTAATTCTATTAACTATGGTAAGGCTAAAAATTTAGAGGTTAAAGTAACTTTAGAAATGAAAGAGCACACACTTAAGATAAAGTATGAAGATAATGGTATTGCCTTTAATCCTCTTACCGAAGCAAAGCAACCTGATCTTGAAAGTGATTTAGAGGTTCATGCTATTGGCGGTCTGGGTGTTCATTTTATAAAAAATATGACTGACAACCAGAGCTATCAACGTATTAATGAAATCAATCAACTAATCTTAGAAAAAGAAATTAACTAA
- a CDS encoding SpoIIE family protein phosphatase — protein MPSIEQAQKIIFEILKDFEDDTLNILKNSPVALRIMRTTDKHIIFANPRYMDMFEVKDKDLQTLTPMRVYRHTKDFEVLSKRLEKQENIIDEVLAMKTLSDIPLQVMGSFHHLRYLDQDVVLAWFYDITAAHRAKEIAEEAAQSVIKSQKALSDEINEAANYIHSLLPKPLDDNLVKSSWKHIPSSALGGDAFGYHWIDDDHLAIFLIDVCGHGVGSAMLCISAINSIRSQSLVDTDFRSPASVLNGLNAAFPMEQQNLKFFTVWYGVYSPSTQTLKYASAGHPHAILIHNESSKNQTNIKKLATKGVAVGCFEDIDYEESKVILTKENKLYVFSDGVYEITDKNNNEMTLEDFTNLVKKQFNNTDELQSDLIYEEIKNLKKDDGPLDDDFSIVELIINHS, from the coding sequence ATGCCTAGTATCGAACAAGCACAAAAAATAATTTTTGAAATCCTTAAAGATTTTGAGGATGACACTTTAAATATTCTTAAAAATAGTCCGGTAGCTTTGAGGATAATGAGGACAACGGATAAACATATTATATTTGCTAATCCACGCTACATGGATATGTTTGAAGTTAAAGATAAAGATCTTCAAACCCTGACTCCGATGAGGGTTTATCGACATACAAAAGACTTTGAAGTATTAAGTAAAAGATTAGAAAAACAAGAAAATATTATTGATGAAGTTCTAGCTATGAAAACACTCTCAGACATACCATTGCAAGTGATGGGTTCATTTCATCACCTTCGTTATCTAGATCAAGATGTTGTATTAGCATGGTTTTATGATATTACTGCAGCTCATCGAGCTAAAGAAATTGCAGAGGAAGCTGCCCAAAGTGTGATTAAAAGTCAAAAAGCTTTATCCGATGAAATTAACGAGGCGGCAAATTATATTCATAGCCTTTTACCAAAACCGTTAGATGATAATTTAGTTAAATCCTCATGGAAACATATTCCTTCATCGGCTCTTGGGGGAGATGCATTTGGTTATCATTGGATTGACGATGATCACTTGGCAATTTTTTTGATTGATGTTTGTGGTCATGGTGTGGGATCGGCAATGCTCTGTATTTCTGCAATTAATTCTATTCGCTCTCAATCTCTTGTTGATACTGATTTTCGTAGTCCTGCCTCAGTTCTAAATGGGCTTAATGCAGCCTTCCCAATGGAGCAACAAAATTTAAAATTTTTTACAGTATGGTATGGAGTGTATTCCCCATCAACACAGACATTAAAGTATGCATCAGCCGGCCATCCTCATGCTATTTTGATTCATAATGAAAGCTCAAAAAACCAAACAAATATTAAAAAACTGGCAACTAAAGGTGTTGCAGTTGGATGTTTTGAAGATATAGATTATGAGGAGAGCAAAGTTATATTAACTAAAGAAAATAAACTATATGTATTTAGTGATGGAGTTTACGAAATAACTGATAAAAATAATAATGAAATGACGTTGGAAGACTTCACGAATCTTGTTAAAAAACAATTTAACAACACTGATGAACTTCAATCAGATTTAATTTATGAGGAAATAAAAAATTTAAAGAAAGATGATGGACCTCTTGATGATGACTTTTCAATTGTTGAACTTATAATTAATCATAGCTAA
- a CDS encoding peroxiredoxin, with the protein MLKVFLVLAIVLSLVFIFKKSAFGSEDKLLGKSAPEFKLKNSYGELVSLKEFKGEWLLVFFYPKDDTPGCTKEACSLRDNFTEIKKLNANVVGISIDSSESHKEFKEKYNLPFMLLSDPDGETAKKYGALNNFFIFKLAKRQSFIIDPDGVVRRVYRDVSPSNHAQEIKNDLEAFERNS; encoded by the coding sequence ATGTTAAAAGTTTTTCTCGTTTTAGCTATTGTTCTTTCTCTCGTTTTTATTTTTAAAAAATCAGCTTTTGGATCTGAAGATAAATTACTAGGAAAATCTGCTCCTGAATTTAAGCTTAAAAATTCTTATGGAGAATTAGTATCTCTTAAAGAATTCAAAGGTGAATGGTTACTAGTTTTTTTCTACCCTAAAGATGACACACCTGGATGTACGAAAGAGGCTTGTTCACTGAGGGACAACTTTACAGAAATTAAGAAATTAAATGCCAATGTTGTAGGAATAAGTATTGACTCAAGTGAGTCGCATAAAGAATTTAAAGAAAAGTATAACCTCCCCTTTATGTTGCTTTCTGACCCTGATGGAGAAACTGCAAAAAAATATGGTGCTTTAAATAATTTCTTTATTTTTAAATTAGCAAAAAGACAGAGCTTTATAATTGATCCTGATGGGGTTGTAAGAAGAGTTTATAGGGATGTATCTCCATCGAATCATGCACAAGAAATTAAAAATGACTTAGAGGCTTTTGAGAGAAATTCATAG
- a CDS encoding site-specific integrase, translating into MATIRQRKNKSWQGIIRRKGFPHQSRVFKLKSDTLKWVRSVEVSFDQGYQFNYSLVSKTLLSDLIERYGKEISPQKRSYTRELSRLSIINTSLGEYALINLTPQVVSQYRDKRLSEGKSGATVVKDINTLSHLCEIAKKEWGYGAIENPTKFIRKPKVNRNRIRRLSECEEKILLDSAEKSQSVMLKNIIIFAIETGLRLGEIINLSWIDIDKNVATIRQTKNGISRQIPLSKIAIKSIENLPKHISKNQIFWSWNSPSSFKSTWQRMIKSTQIQDLRFHDLRHEAISRLFEKGLNPMEVAAISGHQTLQVLKAYTHIKVSHLARKLENINL; encoded by the coding sequence ATGGCAACCATCAGGCAGCGCAAAAACAAATCTTGGCAGGGCATTATCCGCAGGAAAGGATTTCCGCATCAGTCACGGGTATTCAAGCTCAAATCAGATACCTTGAAGTGGGTGAGGTCAGTGGAGGTGAGTTTTGACCAAGGTTATCAATTCAACTATTCATTGGTGAGTAAAACCTTGTTATCTGACCTGATTGAACGTTATGGCAAGGAAATTAGCCCTCAAAAAAGGTCCTATACCCGAGAATTGAGTCGGTTAAGTATCATCAATACCTCATTAGGCGAATATGCATTAATTAATTTAACGCCTCAGGTGGTCTCTCAATATCGGGATAAAAGATTGAGTGAAGGAAAATCAGGTGCCACTGTCGTCAAAGACATCAATACACTTTCTCATCTCTGTGAGATAGCAAAAAAAGAATGGGGATATGGCGCGATTGAGAACCCCACAAAATTTATTAGAAAACCGAAAGTGAATCGAAATCGTATTCGAAGATTGAGTGAATGTGAGGAAAAGATTCTTCTAGATTCTGCTGAAAAAAGTCAGAGTGTAATGTTAAAAAATATCATTATTTTTGCGATTGAAACAGGGCTCAGATTAGGTGAAATTATTAATTTAAGTTGGATCGATATTGATAAAAATGTGGCCACAATTAGACAGACAAAAAATGGAATATCAAGACAAATTCCTCTATCTAAAATCGCAATAAAATCTATTGAAAATCTGCCTAAACATATCTCAAAAAACCAAATATTTTGGAGTTGGAATTCACCATCGAGTTTTAAAAGTACTTGGCAAAGAATGATCAAAAGCACACAAATTCAAGATTTAAGGTTCCATGATTTACGTCATGAAGCTATCTCTAGATTGTTTGAAAAGGGACTCAATCCGATGGAAGTGGCAGCCATTTCAGGACACCAGACACTACAGGTTTTAAAGGCTTATACACACATCAAAGTTAGTCATTTAGCTCGTAAATTAGAAAATATAAACCTATAA
- a CDS encoding sel1 repeat family protein has product MIQEHPHTLYATLSCFNYPKINVQACEQLTKVDHPGSAYSKHNLGYANEFGEMGLKQNYSNAFYWYLRAANQGLPDSQYNLARMYEYGLGIQVSHVMAKKLYQKAANQGDKKAEERLEILMLLAINQAVEKGQFPYQGKLDYMTRLEPWQIKEANNYFK; this is encoded by the coding sequence ATGATTCAAGAACACCCTCACACCCTTTATGCAACACTTTCCTGCTTTAATTATCCCAAAATAAATGTGCAAGCTTGTGAGCAATTAACGAAAGTTGATCATCCAGGTTCAGCTTATTCAAAACATAACTTAGGATATGCAAATGAATTTGGTGAAATGGGATTAAAACAAAATTATTCTAATGCTTTCTACTGGTACTTGAGAGCTGCAAATCAAGGGCTACCAGACTCACAATATAATTTAGCAAGAATGTACGAATATGGCCTTGGGATTCAAGTCAGTCATGTCATGGCCAAAAAACTTTATCAAAAAGCTGCTAATCAAGGCGATAAAAAAGCAGAGGAAAGACTTGAAATACTGATGTTACTAGCCATAAATCAAGCCGTTGAAAAAGGTCAATTTCCTTATCAAGGAAAACTAGATTATATGACTAGATTGGAGCCTTGGCAGATTAAAGAGGCTAATAATTATTTTAAATAA